GGCCACGTTTAACCAGAACTTGTTATCTCGTACCGAAGGAATAGGATAGGCGGCCTTTTCGCGTGAATAGGCATGTTGCCAATTATCACCAACCACTTCGTATTCAGGGTGTGGTGAGTTGACAAGTACATTATCGTCTTTGTAGGCCGTACCTTCTTTCACTTCCTGAATTTCCTGATAGATAGTGTGCATCACATCGATAAAGTTATCGAGTTCAGCCAGGCTTTCACTTTCGGTTGGTTCAACCATTAATGTACCATGAACTGGGAATGAAAGAGTAGGAGCATGGTAACCGAAGTCCATCAGTCGTTTGGCAATATCATTTTCCGAAATTCCTGTTTGCTGGAAAATATCACGGCATTCCAAAATCATTTCATGCCCTACAAAACCATTCGCCCCACTATATACTATTCCATAAGTGTCTTTTAGACGTGCTGCCATGTAGTTTGCATTCAGAATGGCAACAGCGGTTGCTTTGGTCAGTCCTTCTGCACCCATCATGCGGATATAACCGTAGGTAATTGGCAGTATACCGGCGCTTCCATACGGAGCAGAAGAGACTGTGTTCTTCGTGCCGCCTTTGAACGGATGTTCGGGCAGGAATGGAACAAGATGTTTAGCCACACAAATTGGGCCGGCACCTGGTCCACCGCCGCCGTGAGGAATGGCAAATGTTTTATGAAGATTCAGGTGACAAACATCAGCTCCAATAGTTCCGGGATTGGTGAATCCAACCTGTGCGTTCATGTTGGCGCCATCCATATAGACCTGACCACCACATGAATGAATGATATCGCAAATTTCTTTTATCTCTGTTTCGAAAATACCGTGAGTGGAAGGATAGGTAATCATCAGCGCTGCCAGTTCATCGCGGTTGGCTTCCGCTTTTGCCCGCAAATCTTCCATATCTACATTACCAAATTCGTCGCAGTCGCAGATAACCGGAGTAAATCCTGCCTGCACGGCCGATGCAGGGTTTGTGCCGTGTGCCGATGCCGGAATCAGAATTTTGTTGCGATGTCCCTTGCCTTTTACTTCCAGATAAGTACGAATGACACGAAGTCCGGTATATTCACCGGCAGCACCTGAGTTTGGTTGGAAGCTTACACCTGCAAAGCCGGTAATTGTTTTTAGGTATTCGCCCAGATTATAAATCAACCAAGCGAAACCTTCCACTTGATCTTCCGGTGCAAATGGATGGAGACCTGCAAACGACTGGTTTGATAATGGGAAAAGTTCAGAAGCGGCATTCAGTTTCATGGTGCACGAGCCCAATGAGATCATGGAATGAGCAAGAGAAATATCTTTGCGATCGAGACGTTTGATGTATCGCATCATTTCGGTCTCTGTATGATACTGATTGAAAACCGGATGAGTAAGGAAACTACTCTTGCGCTTAAAAATTTCTTTCAGAGAACCTGTTTCAGGGATTGAACTAATTTCCGGAAGTTCTTTCTCTGCTGCAATCGAAAAGATTGAAACCAACACATTGATATCACGGATATCGGTTGTTTCATCGATGCTGATTCCTACATCACCATTTTCGAAATATCGGAAATTCACCTTTTTGCTTTCAGCTATTGTTCTTATCTGACTTGCTGATATTTGGTCGAAAAGTGAAAAACGAAGTGTATCAAAAAATTGAGTATTATGTTGTTTGTACCCTAGCTTTTTAAGTACTTTGTTTACATAAGTGGCTGTCAGATGGATGCGGTTTGCTATATTCTTTAAACCTTCGGCACCGTGGTAAACAGCATAGAATCCGGACATAGTAGCGAGCAATGCTTGTGAAGTACATATGTTCGACGTAGCCTTTTCGCGTTTGATGTGCTGTTCACGTGTTTGCAGTGCCATGCGATAGCATAATTTACCGTATTTGTCTTTGGACCAGCCAATAATACGACCAGGCATGCTTCTTTTATATTCGTCGCGGGTAGCGAAGTATGCAGCGGAAGGACCTCCATAGTACATAGGGATACCCAGTCGCTGAGTGGAACCGAATACGATATCTGCACCCCATTCTCCTGGAGGAACCAGCAAGGCAAGACTGAGGATATCGGCTGCAACTGCAACTTTGCATCCTGCTGCATGAGCTTTTTCAGTAAATCCACGATAATCTTCCACATTTCCATCTGCATTGGGGTATTGAACTATGCAGCCAAACATATCGGGGGTAAATTCAACCTCTTTGTAATTTCCGGTTTGCACCATGATTCCTTGATGAAGTGCGCGCGTATTGATTACCGCCAAGGTCTGAGGAAATATCTTTTCATCAACGAAAAGGATATTGGCACCCGACTTTTGCTGGTCGCGAGTGCGAAGTCCAAACATCATAAAGGCTGCTTCTGCGGCTGCGGTAGCTTCATCTAACAAAGAACAGTTAGCTAGTGGCATGGCAGTCAGGTCGGTAACCACGGTTTGGAAGTTCATCAAAGCTTCCAGACGTCCCTGCGAAACTTCCGACTGATAGGGCGTATAAGAAGTGTACCATACCGGATTTTCGAGTACATTGCGCTGAATAACGGCAGGAGTAATGGTGTCGTACCAGCCCATGCCAATATATGAAGTGAAGAGCTTATTCTTGGCTCCCAGTGCATTAACATGTTCGGCAAAAGCACGTTCAGTCATTGGCGCCGGAAGATTCAGTGGTTTCTTCAGGCGGATATTAGAAGGAATGGTCTGGTTTATCAGCTCATTCAGACTTTTTACACCAATGGTTGACAGCATCTTTTCCATATCTTTCTCTTCGATGCCGATATGTCTGTCTGATAATAAATCTGTTTTCATAGTTGTTATTTATTAGCTTGAGGTGATTATTTAGTTATTTCGTAGACTTACCTAAAGAATGGATTTTCGGTTTTTTCTGTTCCTATTGTTGTTGGAGCGCCATGTCCCGGATAAACAACCGTTTCATTAGGCAGAACAAACAGACGGCTGCAGATGTTTTCCAGCAAATCGTCAAAGTTTCCTCTTGCCAGGTCGGCTCGTCCTATGCTTCCCTGAAACAGAACATCTCCCGAGAACATGCAGTTCTCTTCTTTACAATAAAATACCAGGCTGCCGGGAGAGTGCCCTGGCACATGGATTGCTTCAAGTTTTGTGTTTCCGAAGGAGATTATGTCTCCATCGCATATATATTTTCCAAGAGGAACAGGCTCTTCTTTCAGCTCAAAACCAAACATGCGCGATTGCTTTGGTGCCTGTTCCAGCCAGAACTCATCCGCTTTGTTGGCTTCAGCTTTAATACCAAATTCGTGCAGCATAAAAGGGTTGCCGAATATATGGTCAAGATGAAGATGGGTGTTAAGCAGGTGCTTGATGATTAATCCGTTGTTATTAATGAAATTTTTAAGCGCCTGTTTCTCCTCTTCATAAAAGCATCCCGGATCAATGATTACTGCTTCGTTTGTTTCATCACTCAGAATGTAACAATTCACCGGGAACATATTGAATTCAAATCTTTTGATTCTCATAAATCATTTTCTTATACTAGTGGAACATAAACAACTTTTTTTGTTTCAAAGAATTCTTCCTTGAAGTAATCGCTTATGTTGTAAATAACCGTTTTATTTTTAAATGGTAAAGTTTCGTGTTGAAGTTCACCTCCTTTAAGACAGATGAGCCCGTTGGGTAATGCGTTTATTTGTTTTTTTGAGATATTCTTTTTAATAATATCAATTAAGTCGGCAAGTGGCATCACAGCACGACTTACCACAAAATCGAATTGTTGTTTTTCTTCCTGAGCGCGGGCATGACGAAAAGTAACATTCTTCAGGCCGATGGCATTTGCCACTTCTGTTGCTACTTTTACCTTTTTGCCGATGCTGTCTACCATGTGAAATTTTGTTTCAGGAAAGAGAATGGCGAGTGGAATTCCTGGAAAGCCTCCTCCTGTGCCCAGGTCCATCACAGTTGTACCCGGCTTGAAATTTATAATTTTTGCTATACCGAGCGAATGCAGTACATGATGTTCGTACAGATTAACGATATCTTTTCTGGAAATCACATTAATTTTAGCATTCCAATCGACATATAAATCATAAAGAGCAGCAAATTGCCTGCACTGCTCTTCGGTTAAGTTGGGGAAATATTTTTGAATTATATCCATTGTTATTAGTTCGTAATTTTTAGTCTTATCTGATTTTAATAGAGTTTACTCACAGGATTTTCCTCATTCATCAGCGGTTTTACAGCCGAATAGGGCAATTTAATGGTTGTAGTACCCATTGAGTATGGGGCAATCTCGTATACATTATAAAAGAAGCAGATTCCTTTATCAGTAAAATAGAAGTTTTCAGTGGGGTATAGAGGTTCTGTAATGAAGTAACCTATATCTTCCAGTTCTGCTTCACTAGTCACTTTATTGTCTTTTTCCAATTGAGCCAGTAAAAGTCGGGTTAGTGCCTCTTTGTTCACCTCACTAAAAAGGTCTTTCAGCTGGATTCTTTTTCCGGTTTCCATATTGAAGTTTTGAAACAGGGTGGCTTTATATCCATGTGCCCCACCGGTATATTCATTGGTGTTAATCTCGAAAACAAGCACTCCTTCATCGCAGAACATCACGTCTGTCCGGATACTTTTTGTGTAGTTATACCATGCATAGGTGAATTCGTCGTCAGGTTTTTTCTTCTGATCAGCAAGATAAAACTGCTCCACATCTTGTTTGTAACCTTTAACGTAATCCTCTTTATACATTGCAACTGCCTTTTGAGGGTCCATGCCTTTGTATTTGCTTCCAAAACAGATATTCATCAGTGAGTTGTTGATGCTGTCTTTTACAACCTTATCGGTCGCATCTTTGATGTATGTAAAATGTATATCCAGTTCACAGCAAGGTTTTGCAGTGTCATTGAAAAGGTGAGAAGTTGTTTTTATTGCAATGCTGTCGGCATTCAGCTCTTTTCCATCATATTTAAGTCGGGCAATACCGCCTTTGTTCTTTTCATTGCAGGAGATAAAAAATATTCCTGTCAGGAAAATCAAAGATATGAGCCCCAATGAGTTCTTTTTCATCTTCATAATTCGTTAAAAAGATTTGTTTTATTATCCTTTTGTCATCGACAAATATAAAACTTATTAACGAATCGAACTAACATAATGAGAATTTTTAATTGCGAAAAATCGCATAATTCTTTATATCTTTGCATTAATGAAAAAAGGAGCGAAGTTAATATTAGCTTGTATTCTCTCATTCACAATTGCTTATGTGGGAGGATTGCCTCAATTAATTAATTGCTACTGTGCATGTTGTTGTAAGAATAGCCATAAAACAGAAGCAAATAATAGCTGTTGCGGGGTAAAATACTATGCAGAATTCAGACCGGTTTGCAAGCAGCATCCTTTTAACTCTGAATGTAATTGCTCACAAAAACACAAGCAAGGGTGTAAAGACCCTCTTCTCAAAATTGATTTGCAGAAAGAGACTCACGATGACAAGTCCTTGCTGTCTACGTTATTCTTCTATCCGGCCGAAAATTATCTATCGGATAAATTATTCTATGACAACAGCCAGGGAGTTGTTTCCTGTGTTGTACCACCACCTTATTTCCCTTCATCACGTTTCTATCTTAGCCTGTATTCTACTTTACTTATTTAGTTAATAATTTCGTCGGTATGATTAAGGAGTTTGTTGGTGTTATGTTGGCAAAATGCTCTACAGGTTACCCTTATTAGCTCTACAGCTTACATATATAAGGTGTACACCTTATTTTAATAACGAGTAGGTCATTCTTCCGATTCATGCCGAATAAATCCTTTAACTATAGGCATGAATTACCTTAGCTAGCGCCATATTTCTGCTAACTGAAACTTTGTGTCAGATATACAGGGGCATTTCGTATAGGATACTTCCCTATAAATTAAAAACAACCTGAAATAAAAATGTTTTTTATTCTATTGGGTTGAACAATTAAACCATATTTTTGTTAATGCAAACGTGCAAACTGATTAGTTATGAAAAAAATAATAAATAAAACCTATCCGGTACTAAATATGCATTGTGCCGGATGTGCAACGAATGTAGAGAAAACTGTAAGAACCCTTCCGGGGGTGGAAAAGGGAGATGTGAATCTGGCTTCAAATTCGCTTTCAATAGAATTTGATTCTCTGATTCTCTCTCCCGAAAAACTTCAGCTTGAAGTACGCAATGCCGGGTATGACCTGATTATTGAGGAAGAAAACGCAGTAGAACTACAAGAGGAAGAACAGAGAAGACGATTCCTGAAATTAAAAAGCAAAACAATTTGGGCCTGGGTGTTGGCGGTGCCCATGATTCTGCTCTCCATGGTTTTCATGAATATGCCTTATGTACACGAGGTAATGTTGGTGCTTGCATTGCCTTCAATCTTCATATTTGGAAATTCATTCTATATTAATGCCTGGAAGCAATTAAAGCTAGGCAGAAGTAACATGGATACACTGGTGGCATTGAGTACATCAATTGCGTTTCTATTCAGTCTGTTTAATACATTCTTTCCAGAATTCTGGACTTCTCGCGGCTTGCAGCCACATGTTTACTATGAGGCGGCTACGGTAATTATTGCATTCGTGCTTTTAGGCAAGTTGCTTGAGGAAAGAGCTAAAGGCGATACTTCGGCTGCGATTAGAAAACTGATGGGATTGCAACCTAAAACGGCTTCTTTGATTAGGAACGGGGAAGAAGAGACGGTTCTGATTTCTCAATTGCAGGTTGGCGATTTGATAAGGGTGCATCCGGGCGAGCAGATTCCTGTTGACGGTGCACTCGCAGAGGGGCATTCTTTCGTTGACGAAAGCATGATTAGCGGAGAATCAATTGCCGTTGAGAAGAATGCCGGCGACCAGGTGTTGGCAGGTACTATCAACCAAAAAGGCTCATTTGTGCTAAAGGCTTCCAAAGTTGGGAAGGAAACTGTTCTGGCAAATATCATCCGTATGGTACAAGAAGCACAAGGAAGCAAGGCCCCGGTGCAGAGAATTGTCGATAAGGTCACTGGTATTTTTGTTCCGGTGGTGTTACTGATATCCATTCTTACATTTATCGTCTGGATAATATTGGGAGGAACCGATTCTTTCTCTCATGCATTGCTATCGGCCGTATCAGTGCTTGTTATTGCTTGTCCGTGTGCATTGGGACTTGCCACGCCAACTGCACTGATGGTAGGGATAGGTAAGGGAGCCGGCATCCACATACTTATTAAAGATGCACTGGCATTAGAACAAATGCGGAAAGTGAATACTGTAGTGCTCGATAAAACCGGCACACTTACTGAAGGAAAACCGGCAGTCTCTAAATGGCTATGGAAACAAGATAAGGAGATTACGGGCAGGGATATTCTTCTTGCAGCTGAAATGAAGTCTGAACATCCGTTGGCAACTGCAATTGTAGAAGAACTTCAATCGCAGGGAATTACTCCGGCAGATGTAACCTCTTTTCAAAGTCTCACGGGTAAGGGTGTGCAGGCTCAGTATGAAGGAGAAACCTACTGGGTTGGTAACCTTAAATTGCTGAATGAATTTCGGGCATCGGTGGACGATTCTTTGCAGGAAATGATAACAAAGTACTTGATGGAAGGCAAGAGTGTTGTCTATTTCGGACAGGGAGATACTCTTTTGGCAGCCATTGCAATTAGTGATAAAGTGAAATCTACCTCGGCTGAAGCAGTGATGGAACTTCGTAAAATGGGAATCAGGGTTTGTATGCTTACCGGTGATGGAAAAATAACAGCGGCTGCTGTGGCCGATGAGCTGGGAATAGGCAATTACAAAGCCGAAGTTTTGCCTGCCGATAAAGAAAACTTTGTGAAAGAGCTGCAGAACGATGGTAGGATAGTGGCTATGGTAGGGGATGGAATAAACGATTCGCAAGCACTTGCCCGTGCCGATGTAAGCATAGCGATGGGCAAAGGAACAGATATTGCTATGGATGTGGCGATGGTTACGCTGATTACATCAGATTTGATGTTGCTGCCAAAGGCATTTAAGCTTTCAAGGCAGACAGTGAAGCTGATTCATCAGAATCTATTCTGGGCGTTTATCTATAACCTGATAGGTATTCCTATTGCAGCCGGTCTGCTTTATCCGTTCAGTGGACTTCTTCTCAATCCAATGATTGCAAGTGCAGCCATGGCTTTCAGCTCGGTTTCGGTTGTTCTGAATAGCCTGAGCTTAAACTGGAAGAGGTTATAATATAAAGTGTCTGACGCTTACTGAAATTCGGTGCTGAAAAAGAGTGCGGAATCAGTAAGCGTCATCACATTTATTATGACCGCTAATTTATTGAACGAATTAAACGGTGTAGGTTCTCATTTTATATTTAAAGTGATTATATTTGCTTGCGACTTTAAATGACATCAATATCATTTAAGTCATACTTAAGCAATCTATTTATTTCAGCGAGATTCCAGAGCTTTTAAATAAGT
The Bacteroides sedimenti genome window above contains:
- the gcvP gene encoding aminomethyl-transferring glycine dehydrogenase, which gives rise to MKTDLLSDRHIGIEEKDMEKMLSTIGVKSLNELINQTIPSNIRLKKPLNLPAPMTERAFAEHVNALGAKNKLFTSYIGMGWYDTITPAVIQRNVLENPVWYTSYTPYQSEVSQGRLEALMNFQTVVTDLTAMPLANCSLLDEATAAAEAAFMMFGLRTRDQQKSGANILFVDEKIFPQTLAVINTRALHQGIMVQTGNYKEVEFTPDMFGCIVQYPNADGNVEDYRGFTEKAHAAGCKVAVAADILSLALLVPPGEWGADIVFGSTQRLGIPMYYGGPSAAYFATRDEYKRSMPGRIIGWSKDKYGKLCYRMALQTREQHIKREKATSNICTSQALLATMSGFYAVYHGAEGLKNIANRIHLTATYVNKVLKKLGYKQHNTQFFDTLRFSLFDQISASQIRTIAESKKVNFRYFENGDVGISIDETTDIRDINVLVSIFSIAAEKELPEISSIPETGSLKEIFKRKSSFLTHPVFNQYHTETEMMRYIKRLDRKDISLAHSMISLGSCTMKLNAASELFPLSNQSFAGLHPFAPEDQVEGFAWLIYNLGEYLKTITGFAGVSFQPNSGAAGEYTGLRVIRTYLEVKGKGHRNKILIPASAHGTNPASAVQAGFTPVICDCDEFGNVDMEDLRAKAEANRDELAALMITYPSTHGIFETEIKEICDIIHSCGGQVYMDGANMNAQVGFTNPGTIGADVCHLNLHKTFAIPHGGGGPGAGPICVAKHLVPFLPEHPFKGGTKNTVSSAPYGSAGILPITYGYIRMMGAEGLTKATAVAILNANYMAARLKDTYGIVYSGANGFVGHEMILECRDIFQQTGISENDIAKRLMDFGYHAPTLSFPVHGTLMVEPTESESLAELDNFIDVMHTIYQEIQEVKEGTAYKDDNVLVNSPHPEYEVVGDNWQHAYSREKAAYPIPSVRDNKFWLNVARIDNTLGDRKLLTTRYDSFE
- a CDS encoding MBL fold metallo-hydrolase gives rise to the protein MRIKRFEFNMFPVNCYILSDETNEAVIIDPGCFYEEEKQALKNFINNNGLIIKHLLNTHLHLDHIFGNPFMLHEFGIKAEANKADEFWLEQAPKQSRMFGFELKEEPVPLGKYICDGDIISFGNTKLEAIHVPGHSPGSLVFYCKEENCMFSGDVLFQGSIGRADLARGNFDDLLENICSRLFVLPNETVVYPGHGAPTTIGTEKTENPFFR
- the rsmG gene encoding 16S rRNA (guanine(527)-N(7))-methyltransferase RsmG, with protein sequence MDIIQKYFPNLTEEQCRQFAALYDLYVDWNAKINVISRKDIVNLYEHHVLHSLGIAKIINFKPGTTVMDLGTGGGFPGIPLAILFPETKFHMVDSIGKKVKVATEVANAIGLKNVTFRHARAQEEKQQFDFVVSRAVMPLADLIDIIKKNISKKQINALPNGLICLKGGELQHETLPFKNKTVIYNISDYFKEEFFETKKVVYVPLV
- a CDS encoding DUF3298 and DUF4163 domain-containing protein, whose amino-acid sequence is MKKNSLGLISLIFLTGIFFISCNEKNKGGIARLKYDGKELNADSIAIKTTSHLFNDTAKPCCELDIHFTYIKDATDKVVKDSINNSLMNICFGSKYKGMDPQKAVAMYKEDYVKGYKQDVEQFYLADQKKKPDDEFTYAWYNYTKSIRTDVMFCDEGVLVFEINTNEYTGGAHGYKATLFQNFNMETGKRIQLKDLFSEVNKEALTRLLLAQLEKDNKVTSEAELEDIGYFITEPLYPTENFYFTDKGICFFYNVYEIAPYSMGTTTIKLPYSAVKPLMNEENPVSKLY
- a CDS encoding heavy metal translocating P-type ATPase, producing the protein MKKIINKTYPVLNMHCAGCATNVEKTVRTLPGVEKGDVNLASNSLSIEFDSLILSPEKLQLEVRNAGYDLIIEEENAVELQEEEQRRRFLKLKSKTIWAWVLAVPMILLSMVFMNMPYVHEVMLVLALPSIFIFGNSFYINAWKQLKLGRSNMDTLVALSTSIAFLFSLFNTFFPEFWTSRGLQPHVYYEAATVIIAFVLLGKLLEERAKGDTSAAIRKLMGLQPKTASLIRNGEEETVLISQLQVGDLIRVHPGEQIPVDGALAEGHSFVDESMISGESIAVEKNAGDQVLAGTINQKGSFVLKASKVGKETVLANIIRMVQEAQGSKAPVQRIVDKVTGIFVPVVLLISILTFIVWIILGGTDSFSHALLSAVSVLVIACPCALGLATPTALMVGIGKGAGIHILIKDALALEQMRKVNTVVLDKTGTLTEGKPAVSKWLWKQDKEITGRDILLAAEMKSEHPLATAIVEELQSQGITPADVTSFQSLTGKGVQAQYEGETYWVGNLKLLNEFRASVDDSLQEMITKYLMEGKSVVYFGQGDTLLAAIAISDKVKSTSAEAVMELRKMGIRVCMLTGDGKITAAAVADELGIGNYKAEVLPADKENFVKELQNDGRIVAMVGDGINDSQALARADVSIAMGKGTDIAMDVAMVTLITSDLMLLPKAFKLSRQTVKLIHQNLFWAFIYNLIGIPIAAGLLYPFSGLLLNPMIASAAMAFSSVSVVLNSLSLNWKRL